The window TAATTTTATAGGCGGTGCGGGCAAGGTTTTATTAAAGTTAATTGCTATTACCATTTTACTATCGGCATTTGCTGCCATAGTAGCTTTGGTTATTGCCGTAGTAACTGCTTTTGCTTACGGCAACAGCAATATGGGCATTTACCATATATTCCCTTTTAACATTGTAAACCACCAGGTAAACAACATATTTATAGTGGCGCTATTAATAATGTGTATTATTCCATTGCTGTCTATCATATTAGCTATTATTAATTTTGTATTTAAGGGCAATGTAATTAACCGCACAGCCGGGTCGGCATTGTTAATGGTATGGGTGGTTGCCTTAAGTGTAGTTATTTACTACACAGCAAAAACCAGCGCCGAATTTAAAGCCGGTGCAAGCTTTAGCCAAACCATCAACTTAAAACCTGTTGCCGATAGCACTTATGTTTTAAAGCTGAACGATATTAAATACCTAACCAAAGAAGATAGTATACGCCTTAAAATTAAAGAAGATTTTAGGGGCAAGATAATTCTTGACAACGACGATGATAGCAATATGGATATGCCGGATAGGAATATCGATCTGTATATCGAAAAAAGCGACGTTGCGCAGCCGGTATTGGTAGAATCGTTTAGCGCGCGCGGCAGCGATTACGAAGATGCGTTATTTAACGCCCGTGGTACTACTTACCAATTTGTGCAGGATGGCGCTACCTTAAAGTTTAACCGCCGACTTGAAAAACAAGACGACAGGTTATGGCGCGCACAGGAATTGCACCTTATACTTAAAGTACCATTGAATTATAAAGTGGTGATAGACCAGGATATGGACAGGTTTGTGCGCGATTTAAGCGTATGGGATTGCAAAAACGTAAACAAGCAGGAAAACGCGACATCGGCCAAGTTTATAATGACCGAGAACGGCATACAATGCAAGGTTGATACTGTGGTGATACCATTAACACCGGCCCAAAAAGCAACTGCTGACAGCTTGAAAAAAATTGGAGAATAATGAAACTAATTATTAAGCATATAGGCCTGCTGATCTTCAGCGGGCTTATATTACCTTTCTATTATTATGTCAGCATTAGCCATGCTGCTCATCAGCAGCGTGTTAATGCACTTGATAAACAAACAGTGGTTGAAAAACCTGTAGAAAATGGCTTTTCTATTTATAGCGAAGTTGCTAAAATAGCCTTCCCGGTATTAAAAAGTTTATTTTAAGTGTAACCTTAGGGGGTATTTTATCATCTTATATAAAAACGCAACATCGCCTTAACGCATAAATTATATATGTTATGAATAAAACCTCACAAAGCACTACCATCTAACCATAGGGATATAAACCCGCAATAACACAAACAAACTATTTACTTTTTAAAAAATGAAGGGAAACCTTCCAGGGATATCTATTGCCAAATTTTTACACCATGAAAACGCTTAAATTATTATACATCATATTATTTACCCTTGCATCGGCCACCATGTATGCAATGGGCAGCAACCCGCCAAACCTAACCGTTTCGGGATCATTAAAAAACGAGCAGGGCAAACCTGTAGACTATGCCACCGTAACCTTATTGCGCGCGGCCGACTCTACAGCGGTTAAAAGCACCTTAACTAACGATGCCGGTATATACACTATCGACCATATTGCCGAGGGCAAATACATTGTAAAGGCTACCAACGTGGGTTATCAAACCAGCTATAGCCCCGCCTTTGAAATAATAGCGGCGCAAAGCGCTGTTACTGCACCCGCCATTACCATGCTGGTTAGCAGCCGCAATTTGCAAGGCGTAAGCATTGTAGCCGCCAAGCCATTAATTGAGCGCAAGATAGACCGCACTGTAATGAACGTTGAAAACAGCGTACTGGCGGCAGGTAATACAGCCATGGAAATATTAGCCAGGGCGCCCGGCGTTACGGTAGATAAGGATGATAACATTAGCCTTAAAGGTAAGCAAGGGGTAACGGTTATGATAAACGACAAGCTTACCTATCTTACCGCCGCCCAATTGGCAACCCTGTTACGATCTACCGATGGCAATACCATTAAATCTATCGAGATAATTACCAACCCATCGGCTAAGTACGATGCGGCGGGCAATTCGGGTATCATCAATATCAAGCTAAAAAAGAACACGCAATCGGGTACAAATGGCAGCATTACCGCCGGTGTGGCTAAAGGCCGTTACTGGAGGGATAATACCAGCTTAAACCTTAACCATAAAGAGGGTAACTTAAACGTATTTACCACCCTAAGCCGTGGTGATAACAAACGCTTTCATGACCTGGGCCTAAACCGGGTAGTATCTGATAGTTTGGGTAACAAAAACTATTTTAACCAGCTATCGCACATGCCAAGCGCAAACCACTATAATAATTACCGCCTTGGTGCCGATTATGACCTTACAGCTAAGCATACCATTGGCTTTGTGGTAAGTGGCTATAATAATACCGGTTACGACGATAACAATACAGCTACCATAATAGGTAAACAGTTTGGTGTCGCCGATTCATCGTTAAATACCATATCAACCGTTAACCAGGCCTATAAAAATTTTGCCGTTAACCTTAACGACAGGCTAAAAATTGATACCAACGGCCAAGAGTTGAGCTTTGACCTTGATTACTCTAAATTTAAAAACAACTCAAACGCCCAATACACCACCAACTATTTTTTACAGGATGGCAGCCCGCAGCATGCTCCGCAGTTATTACGCAATCAAACACCATCGGTTATTAGTATATACACCGGCAAGGTTGATTATGCCAAACCGCTAAGCAAAACCATAAAACTGGAAACAGGCGCTAAGTTTAGCAGTGTTAAAACCGATAATGATTTGCAGGCGCAAATAGGCACCATAGATGCGAACAACAATGTTGATTATATAAACGATATTAACCGTACCAACCGCTTTATTTATGACGAAAAAATAGCCGCGGGTTATATCAATTTAAACAAGCAGTTTAAAAAAGCATCTATACAATTAGGCTTACGTGCTGAGCAAACCCGATCTAACGGTAACCTAATGGGCAGCACACCGGTAAAACGCAGCTACCTTAACCTTTTCCCGAGTGTGTTTGTTAACCGCACGCTAAATGATAAAAACGAGATAAGCTTTTCGTATAGCCGCCGTATAGACAGGCCGGGGTATGATGACCTGAACCCTTTTGTTTATTACCTTGACCCTTACACCTACTCGCAGGGTAATGCGTTCCTTAACCCGCAATACACCCAAAATTTCGAGTTTAATTATACTTACAACCACTCGTTAAACGTAAGCCTGGGTTACAGCCGCACTACCGATGCCATAACCGAACTGATATTATCAGAGGGTAATAAAACCTTCGAAACACACCAAAACTTACAAACCCAAACCGGTTACAATATTAATGTGAACAGCCCCTTTACTATTACCAAATGGTGGGAAGGTAATGTAAACCTTACCGGGTTTTACCTGGGCTTTAAAGCTGATACACTGGCCGGTTTCAATTTTAACACAGGCAAGGCGGCTTTCCAGGGCCGTTTAACGCAAACGTTTAAGTTTTCGGGTTACCGCTTAGAGGTAATGGGCGATTACCAGTCGCCTTTAACATATGGTATATATAATATTAAACCACGTTATGCGGTAGATATGGGTATAAGCAAATCGTTCATGAACAAAAAGCTTAACCTTAAGCTGGCTTGTGACGATGTATTTAAGATACGCCGTAACGACCTAAGCAGCCACGCGCTAAACAATAACTTTGATATAAAACAACGCAACGATACAAGAGTTGGCCGCTTTACGGTTACCTACAATTTTGGTAACAGTTCTATCAAATCTCGCGAGCACCGCAGCGGCGCCGACGACGAAAAAGGCAGGGTAAAAAGCGGAGGATAATACCCCCTACCCCCCTGAAGGGGGAACTACTGTTCTTTTTAAACTAAAAGGGCATCCAGCAATTGCTGGATGCCCTTTTAGCATTCAAAAATTCCCCCTTCAGGGGGGTAGGGGGTTACCTACTGCACCATAAACACCGCGTTGCTAAACAGCAGTTTGCCATTTTCCCAAAAGCTGCGGAACAATGGGTCGTCCACCATGTACACTACCGATCCGCGGCCCATTTCCTGCACGCCAAGTAATAGTCCGTTGTTAATTTTTTGTTTGGACACCACACCTGCAAAGCCCG is drawn from Inquilinus sp. KBS0705 and contains these coding sequences:
- a CDS encoding TonB-dependent receptor, which produces MKTLKLLYIILFTLASATMYAMGSNPPNLTVSGSLKNEQGKPVDYATVTLLRAADSTAVKSTLTNDAGIYTIDHIAEGKYIVKATNVGYQTSYSPAFEIIAAQSAVTAPAITMLVSSRNLQGVSIVAAKPLIERKIDRTVMNVENSVLAAGNTAMEILARAPGVTVDKDDNISLKGKQGVTVMINDKLTYLTAAQLATLLRSTDGNTIKSIEIITNPSAKYDAAGNSGIINIKLKKNTQSGTNGSITAGVAKGRYWRDNTSLNLNHKEGNLNVFTTLSRGDNKRFHDLGLNRVVSDSLGNKNYFNQLSHMPSANHYNNYRLGADYDLTAKHTIGFVVSGYNNTGYDDNNTATIIGKQFGVADSSLNTISTVNQAYKNFAVNLNDRLKIDTNGQELSFDLDYSKFKNNSNAQYTTNYFLQDGSPQHAPQLLRNQTPSVISIYTGKVDYAKPLSKTIKLETGAKFSSVKTDNDLQAQIGTIDANNNVDYINDINRTNRFIYDEKIAAGYINLNKQFKKASIQLGLRAEQTRSNGNLMGSTPVKRSYLNLFPSVFVNRTLNDKNEISFSYSRRIDRPGYDDLNPFVYYLDPYTYSQGNAFLNPQYTQNFEFNYTYNHSLNVSLGYSRTTDAITELILSEGNKTFETHQNLQTQTGYNINVNSPFTITKWWEGNVNLTGFYLGFKADTLAGFNFNTGKAAFQGRLTQTFKFSGYRLEVMGDYQSPLTYGIYNIKPRYAVDMGISKSFMNKKLNLKLACDDVFKIRRNDLSSHALNNNFDIKQRNDTRVGRFTVTYNFGNSSIKSREHRSGADDEKGRVKSGG
- a CDS encoding PspC domain-containing protein → MNKTIIININGTVFHIEEDAYDILKTYMTEVKRHFMNSADSLEITTDIENRIAEMFNEILLKEGKQVIVEFDVTKVVEQMGSVQDFESAEDESPKGAHPHYAYNTESRRLFRDPDDHLIAGVCSGIASYFDFNPVWIRLLFAFLTPMGGVGFILYIILWIVVPKAVTRADRMAMKGQKLDLQGFKNNFEEELSGVRNSLNNMGQEARPLIYKTRDFAGDFFGHLGNFIGGAGKVLLKLIAITILLSAFAAIVALVIAVVTAFAYGNSNMGIYHIFPFNIVNHQVNNIFIVALLIMCIIPLLSIILAIINFVFKGNVINRTAGSALLMVWVVALSVVIYYTAKTSAEFKAGASFSQTINLKPVADSTYVLKLNDIKYLTKEDSIRLKIKEDFRGKIILDNDDDSNMDMPDRNIDLYIEKSDVAQPVLVESFSARGSDYEDALFNARGTTYQFVQDGATLKFNRRLEKQDDRLWRAQELHLILKVPLNYKVVIDQDMDRFVRDLSVWDCKNVNKQENATSAKFIMTENGIQCKVDTVVIPLTPAQKATADSLKKIGE